A stretch of the Ictidomys tridecemlineatus isolate mIctTri1 chromosome 5, mIctTri1.hap1, whole genome shotgun sequence genome encodes the following:
- the Cep250 gene encoding centrosome-associated protein CEP250 isoform X5, with translation MELQLQGDSAQGEKEEQQEELHLAVRERERLQETLVGLEAKQSESLSELITLREALESSRLEGELLKQEQVEMSAALARAEQSIAELSSSENSLKAEVADLRAATVKLSALNEALALDKVGLNQQLLQLEHDNQSVCSRVELAEQARSALQVDLAEVERSKEALWEKKTHLEAQLQKATETGAELQAELRSIQEEKEEIKEKLNEALYQQEAATVQLEQLHQEAKRQEEILSRAVQEKESLVREKAALEVRLQAVERDRQDLVEQLMGLSSAKEQLENNLFEAQQQNSVIEVTKGQLEVQIQTVTQAKEVVQGEVRCLKLELETERSQAEQERERAARKLAQAEQDGQMALEQQKVAHEEEVKQLQEKWEKEHFRLQKELNKALESLERERMELEIRLREKQTETEAIQAQREEERTQAESALCQMQLETEKERVSLLETLLRTQKELADASQQLERLRQDMKVQQLREQETTGMLQTQLREAQSELKEAAQQHRDDLAALQEEGSTLLQDKLDLQKQVEDLRSQLVAQGDSHRLEEQEVQEKLREAQESSRIQKELEREKASLTLSLVEKEQKLLVLQEADSVRQQELNSLHRDMQEAQERQKELSAQVELLRQEVKEKEADFVAQEAQLLEELEASRITEQQLRASLWAQEAKADELQLQLRNTESQLEVLAAEQQPGNHAQAQLASLYSVLQKALGSLCENRPELKGGGDSAPTLWGPEPGQNGARSLFKRGSFLTALSAEAVESALHKLHQDLWKTQQARDDLRDQAQKLTQSLIDVEVEKSQIHSKFQDLQRQLSQSQEEKFKWEGKHSTLESELRELHETVASLQSRLRQAELQRMEAQSERELLQAAKENLTTQVEHLQACVTEARAQASAAGVLEEDLRTARSALKLKNEEVESERERAQALQEQGELKLAQGKALQENLALLAQTLSEREGEVETLQGEIQELEKQREMQKAALELLSLDLKKRNQEVDLQQEQIQELEKCRSVLEHLPMAVQEREQKLTVQREQIKELEKDRETQRNILEHQLLELEKKSQVIESQRGQIQDLKKQLMTLECLALELEESHHKVEGQQKVIEELEGQRETQRVALTHLTLDLEERSQELQAQSSQIQELESHSTFLARELQERDEEVKSQHQQIEELQRQKEHLTQDLEKRDQELVLQKERIQVLEDQRMLQTKILEEDLEQIKLSLRERGQELASQRQLMQERAEEGKSPSKAQRGSLEHMKLILRDKEKEVECQLEHIQELQEHKDQLEQQLQGLHRKVGDTSLLLTQREQEIVILQQHLQETKEQGELKEQALQGQLEEVQRALAQRDQDLEALRQDQRQALAQEEEKASALQAALEQAHVTLKKCQGELEEHREQVRRLQEELAMEGRQVQALEEVLGDLRAESLEQEKALLALQQQCAEQAQEHEAEARALQDSWLQAEATLKERDQELEALLAESQSSRDQEAAALGQAEALQEALSKAQAALKEKEQHLLEQAELSRGLEASTATLQAALGTCQTHAQQLEKALRMREGEIQDQDLRHQEDVKQLQQALAQRDEELRQQKEQGQLLEKSLAQSNRENRIQEKQSLGQEEEMWSLRENLKELKLILAQKEEEIQELREAQQRMNLEASPHLHKASSVEEPSPKLNSLAPVLQQDLERLQMVLRQTEAREIEWREKARDLAMSLAQSKASVNSLQEVAMFLQASVLERESQQQRLQAELDLTRQALEEERLHSPHSTSRVEQEPRAEQREQPGEASGMEAEPNSGMEQQQSWRQRLENLQQAVARLEIDRSRLQCHNIQLRTTLEQVERERRKLKRDSMRTSRAEAPEISDAAASSPTQKDGRRGQSGSSDAKYIADLQKEVAVLRAQLALERKQRQDYIARSVQTSRELAGLHHSLSHSLLAVAQAPEATVLEAETRKLDESLTQSLTSPGPVLLNPSPSTTHTTPR, from the exons ATGGAGCTGCAGCTGCAGGGTGACTCTGcccagggggagaaggaggagcagcagGAAGAGTTGCACCTGGCTGTTCGGGAGAGGGAGCGTCT TCAGGAAACACTGGTGGGCTTAGAAGCCAAGCAATCAGAATCACTCAGTGAGCTAATCACACTTCGGGAAGCTTTGGAGTCAAGTCGCCTGGAGGGGGAGTTACTGAAGCAAGAGCAAGTGGAAATGTCAGCAGCACTGGCCAGG GCAGAACAATCCATTGCAGAGCTTTCAAGTTCTGAGAACAGCTTGAAGGCAGAGGTTGCCGATCTTCGGGCTGCAACTGTCAAGCTCAGTGCCTTAAATGAGGCTTTGGCCTTAGATAAAGTTGGACTGAACCAACAGCTTCTCCAG TTGGAGCATGACAACCAGTCTGTGTGCAGCAGAGTAGAGTTGGCAGAGCAGGCGAGAAGTGCTTTGCAGGTGGACCTGGCAGAGGTAGAGAGGAGCAAGGAAGCACTGTGGGAAAAGAAAACTCACCTGGAGGCTCAGCTGCAGAAAGCTACAGAGACTGGAGCTGAGCTGCAGGCAGAGCTCAGGAGCAtccaagaagaaaaggaagaaattaaagagaaattaaatgag GCACtttaccagcaggaggcagctaCAGTTCAGCTTGAACAGCTGCATCAGGAAGCAAAGCGACAGGAGGAAATCCTTTCCAGGGCAGTCCAGGAGAAAGAGTCTCTAGTAAGAGAGAAGGCTGCTCTAGAGGTGCGGCTGCAGGCTGTGGAGAGAGACCGCCAGGACCTTGTTGAACAACTTATGGGGCTTAG CTCGGCCAAGGAACAGCTGGAGAACAATCTGTTTGAGGCCCAACAACAAAATTCTGTTATAGAGGTCACCAAGGGACAGCTAGAGGTCCAGATTCAAACTGTCACTCAAGCCAAGGAAGTAGTCCAAG GGGAAGTGAGGTGCTTGAAGCTAGAACTGGAAACTGAGCGGAGCCAAGCAGAGCAGGAGCGGGAGAGAGCAGCCAGAAAGTTGGCCCAGGCTGAGCAAGATGGGCAGATGGCCCTGGAGCAGCAGAAGGTGGCCCATGAGGAGGAGGTCAAacagcttcaggagaaatgg GAGAAAGAGCACTTCCGGCTTCAGAAGGAGCTGAATAAGGCCCTGGAGAGcctagagagagaaagaatggagCTGGAAATAAGGCTGAGGGAGAAACAAACAGAAACTGAAGCCATCCAGGCACAGAGGGAAGAGGAACGGACCCAAGCAGAGAGTGCCCTCTGCCAG ATGCAGCTggaaacagagaaggagagagtgTCCCTCCTTGAGACACTGCTACGGACCCAGAAGGAGCTGGCAGATGCCAGCCAACAACTGGAACGGCTGAGGCAGGACATGAAGGTTCAGCAGTTAAGAGAGCAG GAGACCACTGGGATGCTGCAGACCCAGCTCCGCGAGGCTCAGTCGGAGCTGAAGGAGGCAGCACAGCAACACAGAGATGACCTTGCTGCTCTCCAGGAGGAGGGTAGCACCCTGCTGCAGGACAAACTAGATCTACAGAAGCAG GTGGAGGACTTGAGGTCTCAGCTGGTGGCCCAGGGTGACTCCCACAGACTAGAGGAGCAGGAGGTTCAGGAGAAGCTGAGAGAAGCCCAGGAGAGTAGCCGAATTCAGAAGGAACTGGAGAGGGAGAAAGCCAG CCTGACTCTGTCACTGGTGGAAAAGGAACAAAAACTCCTTGTTTTACAAGAAGCTGACTCTGTTCGACAGCAAGAGCTGAACTCCCTGCACCGTGACATGCAAGAGGCTCAAGAAAGGCAAAAGGAACTCAGTGCTCAG GTAGAAttactgaggcaggaggtgaaGGAAAAGGAGGCTGATTTTGTGGCTCAGGAAGCACAACTGCTGGAGGAGCTGGAGGCCTCTCGGATCACAGAGCAACAGCTGCGAGCTTCCTTGTGGGCCCAAGAAGCCAAGGCTGACGAACTTCAGCTGCAACTGCGTAACACAGAAAGCCAGTTGGAGGTGCTGGCTGCTGAGCAGCAGCCTGGGAACCATGCCCAGGCCCAGCTGGCCAGCCTCTACTCTGTTCTGCAGAAGGCTCTGGGGTCTCTATGTGAGAACAGGCCAGAGCTGAAGGGTGGGGGAGACTCTGCTCCCACCCTGTGGGGCCCAGAACCAG gCCAAAATGGAGCCAGGAGCCTTTTTAAGAGAGGGTCCTTCCTGACTGCTCTTTCGGCTGAGGCTGTAGAATCTGCTCTCCACAAGCTTCACCAAGACCTGTGGAAAACTCAGCAGGCCCGG GATGACCTGAGAGATCAGGCCCAGAAGCTGACACAGAGTCTAATTGATGTTGAGGTGGAGAAGAGCCAGATCCACTCCAAGTTTCAGGACCTTCAGAGACAGCTCTCCCAGAGCCAGGAAG AGAAATTCAAGTGGGAAGGAAAACACAGCACCCTAGAATCTGAGCTGAGGGAGCTGCATGAAACTGTGGCATCCTTACAGAGTCGCCTCCGGCAAGCAGAGCTACAGAGAATGGAAGCCCAG AGTGAGCGAGAGTTACTTCAGGCAGCCAAAGAGAACTTAACAACCCAGGTTGAACATCTGCAAGCATGTGTCACAGAAGCCAGGGCTCAGGCAAGTGCTGCTGGGGTCCTAGAAGAAGACCTAAGAACGGCTCGCTCTGCACTGAAACTGAAAAACGAAGAGGTGGAGAGTGAGCGGGAGAGAGCCCAGGCTCTACAAGAGCAGGGCGAGCTGAAGTTGGCCCAAGGGAAGGCTTTGCAGGAGAATTTGGCTCTGCTGGCCCAGACTCTATCTGAAAGAGAAGGAGAGGTAGAGACTTTGCAGGGAGAAATCCAGGAACTGGAGAAGCAGCGGGAAATGCAGAAGGCAGCTCTAGAACTGCTGTCTCTGGACCTGAAGAAGAGGAACCAAGAGGTGGATCTGCAACAAGAACAGATTCAGGAGCTGGAGAAGTGTAGGTCTGTCTTAGAGCACCTGCCCATGGCTGTCCAGGAGCGAGAACAGAAGCTGACTGTGCAGAGGGAGCAAATCAAAGAGCTCGAGAAGGATCGGGAGACTCAGAGGAACATTTTGGAGCATCAACTTCTGGAACTTGAGAAGAAATCCCAAGTGATTGAGTCCCAGAGAGGACAGATTCAGGATCTGAAAAAGCAGTTGATGACTCTGGAATGCCTGGCTCTGGAGCTAGAAGAAAGTCATCACAAAGTGGAGGGCCAGCAGAAGGTGATTGAGGAACTGGAGGGCCAGAGAGAAACACAGAGGGTGGCTCTGACCCACCTGACTCTGGACCTGGAAGAAAGAAGTCAGGAGCTGCAGGCACAAAGCAGTCAGATACAGGAGCTGGAGAGCCACAGCACCTTTCTGGCAAGAGAGCTACAGGAAAGGGACGAGGAAGTGAAGTCCCAGCACCAACAAATAGAAGAGCTGCAAAGGCAGAAAGAGCATCTCACTCAGGACCTTGAGAAAAGGGACCAGGAGCTGGTGTTGCAGAAGGAGAGAATTCAGGTTCTGGAAGACCAGAGGATGCTGCAGACCAAGATCCTAGAGGAGGACCTGGAACAGATCAAGCTGTCCTTGAGAGAGCGTGGCCAGGAGCTGGCCTCCCAGAGGCAGCTGATGCAGGAGCGGGCAGAGGAGGGGAAGAGCCCTAGTAAAGCACAGCGTGGGAGCCTGGAGCACATGAAGCTGATCCTGCGTGataaggagaaggaggtggaatGCCAGCTGGAGCATATCCAGGAACTTCAGGAGCATAAGGACCAGCTGGAGCAGCAGCTCCAGGGCCTGCACAGGAAGGTGGGTGACACCAGCCTGCTCCTGACCCAGCGAGAGCAGGAGATAGTAATCCTGCAGCAGCACCTTCAGGAAACCAAGGAACAAGGGGAGCTGAAAGAGCAGGCACTTCAGGGTCAGCTGGAAGAGGTCCAAAGAGCCCTGGCCCAAAGGGACCAAGATCTCGAGGCCCTGCGGCAAGATCAGCGGCAGGCTCTggcccaggaggaggagaaggcaaGTGCCCTCCAGGCTGCTCTGGAGCAGGCCCATGTGACGCTAAAGAAGTGCCAAGGAGAGCTGGAGGAGCACAGGGAGCAGGTGAGAAGGCTCCAGGAAGAGCTGGCAATGGAGGGACGGCAGGTTCAGGCACTGGAGGAGGTTTTAGGAGACCTGAGGGCCGAGTCTCTGGAGCAGGAGAAGGCTCTGCTGGCCCTTCAGCAACAATGTGCTGAGCAGGCACAGGAGCACGAGGCAGAGGCCAGAGCTCTGCAGGACAGTTGGCTGCAGGCAGAGGCCACACTCAAGGAGCGAGACCAGGAGCTGGAGGCTCTGCTGGCAGAAAGCCAGTCTTCCAGGGATCAGGAAGCCGCTGCACTGGGCCAGGCAGAGGCTCtgcaggaggccctgagcaaGGCCCAGGCTGCCCTGAAGGAAAAAGAACAGCATCTCCTTGAGCAGGCAGAATTGAGCCGTGGTCTGGAGGCCAGCACTGCCACTTTGCAAGCTGCACTGGGCACCTGTCAGACACATGCCCAGCAGCTGGAAAAGGCCCTGAGGATGCGAGAAGGCGAGATTCAAGACCAGGATCTTCGACACCAGGAGGATGTGAAGCAACTTCAGCAGGCACTTGCCCAGAGGGATGAAGAGCTAAGGCAGCAGAAGGAACAGGGGCAGCTGTTGGAGAAGTCTTTGGCACAAAGCAATCGAGAGAATAGGATCCAAGAGAAGCAGAGTCTTGGGCAAGAAGAAGAGATGTGGAGCCTGCGTGAGAATCTAAAAGAACTAAAGCTGATTCTAGCCCAAAAGGAAGAGGAGATTCAGGAACTGAGAGAAGCCCAGCAAAGGATGAATCTGGAGgcctctccccacctccacaaAGCCTCCTCAGTGGAAGAGCCATCTCCAAAATTGAATTCTTTAGCACCTGTGCTGCAGCAGGACTTGGAGCGACTACAGATGGTCCTGAGGCAGACAGAAGCCAGGGAGATTGAGTGGAGGGAGAAGGCCCGGGACTTGGCGATGTCCCTGGCCCAGAGCAAGGCCAGTGTCAACAGTCTGCAGGAGGTAGCCATGTTTCTACAAGCCTCTGTTCTGGAGCGGGAATCACAACAGCAGAGATTGCAA GCAGAGCTGGACCTTACCAGACAGGCTCTGGAGGAGGAGCGACTACACAGCCCACACTCAACCAGCAGAGTGGAGCAggagcccagagcagagcagagggaacAGCCCGGAGAG GCCTCAGGAATGGAGGCTGAGCCTAATTCTGGAATGGAGCAGCAACAGTCGTGGAGACAAAGGCTTGAAAACCTTCAGCAAGCAGTGGCCCGACTGGAAATTGATCGGAGCAGGCTGCAGTGCCACAACATCCAGCTGCGGACCACCTTGGAGCAG GTGGAGCGAGAACGGAGGAAGCTGAAAAGGGATTCCATGCGCACATCTCGGGCAGAGGCCCCAGAGATCAGTGATGCCGCAGCCTCATCACCCACACAGAAG GATGGAAGAAGAGGACAGAGCGGTTCCTCAGATGCCAAGTATATAGCTGACCTGCAGAAAGAG GTGGCCGTGCTACGAGCCCAGCTGGCTTTGGAACGGAAGCAGAGGCAGGACTACATCGCCCGCTCTGTGCAGACCAGCCGTGAGCTAGCAGGCCTACACCACAGTTTGTCCCACTCTCTTCTTGCTGTGGCACAGGCCCCTGAAGCTACTGTCCTAGAGGCTGAGACCCGCAAGCTGGATGAGTCCCTGACCCAAAGTCTGACATCTCCAGGGCCAGTCCTGctaaaccccagccccagcactacCCACACCACCCCCAGGTAG